The following are encoded in a window of Telmatobacter sp. DSM 110680 genomic DNA:
- a CDS encoding ABC-F family ATP-binding cassette domain-containing protein: MLSLQNAGKRFGPRVLFTEANWLIRSKEKTALVGANGTGKSTLMKVLAGLESLDYGTMQLTRGMSIGYLPQEGLRLSGRTVFDECLSVFDELRAMEGEIEQTAAQLSELDHASPEYEAAAERYSMLQERFHALDGYALDAQVGSVLTGLGFGKEDWSRQVDEFSGGWQMRIALAKLLLAKPNLLLLDEPTNHLDLETRNWLEDYLHNYPFGYILISHDRYFLDVTIDRTVEIWNKRLTIFQGNYTKYLSQKDERRAQLNASYKNQRDQIEHLEAFINRFRAQATKAKQVQSRIKELEKIERIEIPEEEPIIHFKFPQPPPSGRNVVEAEGLAKSYGEKQVFSNARFTIERGDRVALVGVNGAGKSTLIKLLSGVEKPTSGIVKLGHNVLSEYFAQDQYKVLDGDSRMLDDMSRAAMKVPESELRSLLGCFLFSGDDVFKPLGVLSGGERNRYALARILVSPSNFLLLDEPTNHLDMRAKDVLLEAIAAFSGTVVFVSHDRYFIDRLATRVIEVENGVINTYPGNYEDYLRKKEELAAAATAATPSPKPVFAQAQARSEVSTTPTRIGTIVIEGGPDGSNGVRDGRIRRLNPIKQKQMEERCVFLEEEIPRVEASIATTEEQLGVYISAAETQRLSDLAAELRSQLASLTTEWEDLTLQLEGQSANS; encoded by the coding sequence ATGCTCTCACTTCAAAATGCTGGCAAGCGCTTCGGCCCCCGTGTGCTGTTCACTGAAGCCAACTGGCTGATCCGCAGCAAGGAAAAGACTGCGCTGGTCGGCGCCAATGGCACCGGCAAATCCACCCTTATGAAAGTGCTGGCGGGTCTTGAGTCGCTCGACTACGGGACCATGCAGCTTACGCGGGGCATGAGCATCGGATACCTCCCTCAGGAGGGACTACGTCTGAGCGGCCGCACGGTTTTTGACGAGTGCCTGAGCGTGTTCGACGAGTTGCGCGCCATGGAAGGCGAGATTGAGCAAACCGCCGCGCAGCTTTCCGAACTAGATCACGCGAGTCCTGAGTATGAGGCGGCCGCAGAGCGCTACTCCATGCTGCAGGAGCGGTTTCATGCGCTCGACGGGTACGCCCTCGACGCGCAGGTCGGCTCCGTTCTTACCGGTCTAGGATTCGGCAAGGAAGACTGGTCGCGCCAGGTAGACGAGTTCTCCGGCGGTTGGCAGATGCGTATTGCGCTGGCCAAACTGCTGCTCGCAAAACCGAACTTGCTGCTGCTGGATGAGCCCACCAACCACCTTGATCTTGAAACGCGCAACTGGCTCGAAGACTATCTCCACAACTATCCGTTCGGATATATTCTCATCTCGCATGACCGCTATTTTCTTGACGTAACCATCGATCGCACGGTGGAGATATGGAACAAGCGCCTCACCATCTTCCAGGGCAACTACACGAAGTATCTCTCGCAGAAAGATGAGCGGCGTGCGCAGTTGAATGCATCGTACAAAAACCAGCGCGATCAGATCGAGCATCTTGAAGCATTCATCAACCGGTTTCGAGCACAGGCCACCAAGGCAAAACAAGTGCAGTCGCGCATCAAGGAGCTCGAGAAGATTGAGCGGATCGAGATTCCCGAGGAAGAGCCGATCATCCATTTCAAATTCCCGCAGCCTCCGCCTTCGGGCAGGAACGTCGTGGAAGCTGAAGGACTCGCAAAAAGCTATGGCGAGAAACAAGTCTTCAGCAATGCCCGGTTCACGATTGAGCGCGGAGATCGCGTAGCCCTTGTGGGGGTCAATGGCGCGGGCAAATCCACGTTGATCAAGCTGCTCAGCGGGGTGGAAAAGCCGACCTCCGGCATCGTCAAGCTTGGCCACAATGTGCTCAGTGAATATTTTGCACAGGACCAGTACAAGGTTCTGGATGGCGACTCACGCATGCTCGATGACATGAGCCGCGCCGCCATGAAAGTGCCGGAATCGGAATTGCGCTCCCTGCTCGGCTGCTTTCTGTTTTCAGGCGACGATGTATTCAAACCGCTGGGCGTGCTTTCAGGCGGAGAGCGCAACCGCTACGCCCTGGCGCGAATTCTCGTATCGCCTTCGAACTTCCTTCTGCTCGACGAGCCAACAAACCACCTGGACATGCGTGCCAAAGACGTTTTGCTTGAAGCCATTGCGGCCTTCTCCGGCACGGTAGTTTTCGTCTCTCACGATCGCTACTTCATTGATCGCCTGGCGACACGCGTTATCGAGGTGGAGAACGGTGTAATCAACACCTATCCCGGCAACTACGAAGACTATCTGAGGAAGAAGGAAGAGCTGGCCGCTGCGGCGACGGCTGCCACCCCCTCTCCGAAACCAGTTTTTGCCCAGGCGCAAGCACGGTCCGAAGTGTCTACGACTCCAACCCGGATCGGGACCATCGTCATCGAAGGCGGACCTGATGGATCGAATGGAGTTAGGGATGGTCGGATACGACGTCTGAATCCGATCAAGCAGAAACAGATGGAAGAGCGGTGCGTGTTTCTCGAGGAGGAAATTCCACGGGTTGAGGCCTCGATCGCGACGACCGAAGAACAACTTGGAGTCTACATTTCGGCAGCGGAGACACAGCGACTTTCCGATCTCGCCGCTGAATTGCGATCTCAACTCGCATCGCTTACGACCGAGTGGGAAGACTTGACGCTGCAGTTGGAAGGCCAATCAGCAAACTCCTGA
- a CDS encoding sulfatase, translating to METRRTVLKYLTGAAGASACSFNALESFARQLDGTSKRPNIVCIVGEGLRWDELSSTGNKLIKTPNLDRIGREGCTFKNAFVVNALCLPSRATMLTGMYSHTTGAVSNVEGKIPPRFPLVSDLLQQAGYETAFLGKSHIEGALMEHNWDYYFGFVGQADYYRPKITEGVRGKYGPAKLYEGEYVDTLLTQKAIAWLKQERTKPFCLFLWFYAPHAPFYRPKDLVNDLNGVSIPKPKTFDENLNSYKGKPRAVADADNKIGYSEVFSDDPRSLEELVKNHYVGVEDNDRNMGAVWQELERQKIANNTAVLLSSDHGFFLGEHHLYDKRLMYEPSIRVPMIVSCPGRVQPGSSSNEMVLNLDIAPTLLQIAGVAVPAEMQGKSMMPLAEGKGVPWRKDWLYEYYEYPGFENVRPCRGVRTDRYKFIHFFVDPQEFELYDLQTDPDEMNNLYGKPEFAELTTQLKDRMTALRAETNDTYQYKPSGIPLHWELGTQTESGLKRAN from the coding sequence ATGGAAACCCGCAGGACGGTGTTGAAGTACCTGACAGGCGCAGCCGGCGCATCGGCTTGCAGCTTCAATGCCCTCGAGTCTTTTGCCCGGCAACTGGATGGCACCAGCAAGAGGCCGAACATCGTCTGCATCGTAGGTGAAGGCTTGCGCTGGGACGAGTTGTCTTCGACAGGCAACAAACTGATCAAGACACCGAACCTCGACCGCATCGGGCGAGAGGGCTGCACCTTTAAGAACGCATTCGTCGTGAACGCGCTCTGCCTGCCGTCGCGCGCCACCATGCTGACCGGGATGTATTCGCACACCACGGGTGCCGTCTCGAATGTCGAGGGCAAGATTCCGCCGCGCTTCCCACTGGTCTCCGATCTTCTCCAACAGGCCGGATACGAGACCGCGTTCCTCGGCAAGTCGCACATTGAAGGCGCGCTAATGGAGCACAACTGGGACTACTACTTTGGCTTTGTCGGGCAGGCCGACTACTACCGCCCCAAGATCACCGAGGGAGTGCGCGGCAAGTACGGCCCGGCCAAGCTCTACGAAGGCGAGTATGTAGATACGCTGCTCACGCAGAAGGCCATCGCGTGGCTAAAGCAGGAGCGAACTAAGCCGTTCTGCCTCTTCCTCTGGTTCTACGCTCCGCATGCGCCGTTTTACAGGCCGAAGGATCTGGTCAACGATTTGAATGGCGTCTCTATTCCCAAGCCGAAGACGTTTGATGAGAATCTCAACTCCTACAAAGGGAAGCCGCGAGCGGTGGCGGATGCGGACAACAAGATCGGCTATTCGGAGGTCTTCAGCGATGATCCACGCTCGCTCGAAGAGCTGGTAAAGAACCACTACGTCGGCGTAGAAGACAACGATCGCAACATGGGCGCCGTCTGGCAGGAACTTGAACGACAGAAGATCGCGAACAATACTGCGGTTCTGCTCAGTTCCGATCACGGCTTCTTCCTCGGCGAACATCATCTCTACGACAAGCGTCTGATGTACGAGCCATCGATCCGCGTTCCGATGATCGTCAGTTGTCCTGGCCGCGTGCAGCCGGGAAGTTCCTCCAATGAGATGGTTCTGAACTTGGATATTGCTCCGACTCTTCTCCAGATTGCCGGCGTGGCCGTTCCCGCCGAGATGCAGGGTAAAAGCATGATGCCGCTGGCCGAGGGCAAGGGCGTACCGTGGCGCAAAGACTGGCTTTACGAGTACTACGAATATCCGGGCTTTGAGAACGTGCGTCCATGTCGCGGGGTGAGAACCGATCGCTACAAGTTCATTCACTTTTTCGTCGACCCGCAGGAGTTCGAACTTTACGATCTGCAAACCGATCCCGACGAGATGAACAATCTCTACGGCAAACCTGAATTTGCAGAACTAACGACGCAGTTGAAAGACCGAATGACCGCGCTGCGAGCCGAGACCAACGACACCTACCAATACAAGCCCAGCGGTATCCCCCTTCACTGGGAACTCGGAACGCAGACCGAATCGGGACTGAAGCGCGCGAACTGA
- a CDS encoding phosphoenolpyruvate carboxylase, with the protein MALLWNPESWSQRLAELEARSGDLKEAPLRRDVRSLGTLLGEVLREQAGEDLFDHVEALRQGTIARRDAEARGDEKEAERQGAKALELVHSLPAERAILLTRAFAFYFELINLAETNHRKRRRIALQLSGAKGRQRGSLAGTLCEMRRVGITADEAMDWLRRILIVPVFTAHPTEVARRSVMFKRRRIGEFLATLDRIPVPEQDLVRLEEAIRAEITSLWQTDEVRSRRPTVYDEVKMGLDYYDVSIFETLWGLYREISEALRAAYDLEIEAHELPQVLRFGSWIGGDRDGNPFVTPEVTRDAIELARGHLLLYYQARLDDIIDLLTTSAQQRPVSEELRQRLQAYVALVHTPESQVFGAQYEFEYYRRFIICVKARIQRTLEQTGKHGATLPVMPYTLTQGQDKLAQVLPEYCNVEEFLDDLETLRSSLAANAGLRIARTLIDPLILQVRTFGLHLHTLDIRQHARVHAAALQEAISDTIAPQLPAGMSAETTSVLETFRVVAEIKQGCSPEAVRHYVISGASSVEDVLAVVRLARLGGVTVEGGGRDPGLMPVPLFESIEDLRQAPAICRELWTRADYRKLMASWDNWQEVMLGYSDSNKDGGMLTSTWEIFRAHRDLHVVSRECGVKLRLFHGRGGTVGRGGGPTHRAIFAQPMDAFEGQLRITEQGEVLNFKYADEVLAERNLELMIAASLDALARPNARDPEGHFTGVLKPEWESALDELSEISFGFYRKHILDDPQVVTYFEQSTPVAELEHAKIGSRPARRNKSPKLSDLRAIPWVFGWTQSRLLVPAWFGVGFAIEEFTKKPGSLELLQEMAREFPLFIDLLRNVEMALGKVDLATARLYSELVTDANLRERIYDMCDAEFHRTVRSVLAITKQKELLESNMVLAHSIKLRNPYVDPMHLIQVDMLRRKRAGEDTPEVNRAIAATISGISAGLRNTG; encoded by the coding sequence ATGGCGCTTTTGTGGAATCCGGAAAGCTGGTCGCAGCGACTGGCGGAGCTTGAAGCACGCTCGGGTGATCTCAAGGAAGCTCCCCTGCGGCGCGATGTACGCTCGCTGGGCACACTCCTGGGTGAGGTATTGCGGGAGCAGGCAGGCGAAGACCTCTTCGATCACGTCGAGGCTCTGCGGCAAGGAACTATCGCAAGACGCGATGCCGAGGCCCGCGGTGACGAGAAAGAAGCCGAGCGCCAGGGAGCGAAGGCGCTCGAATTGGTCCATTCTCTGCCGGCCGAACGGGCCATCCTACTTACACGCGCGTTTGCGTTTTATTTTGAGCTGATCAACCTAGCCGAAACCAATCACCGCAAGCGGCGGCGAATCGCTTTGCAATTGAGCGGAGCCAAGGGGCGTCAACGTGGATCGCTGGCCGGAACCTTGTGCGAGATGCGGCGAGTGGGCATCACCGCCGATGAGGCCATGGACTGGCTTCGACGCATCCTCATTGTCCCGGTATTCACCGCTCATCCCACCGAAGTCGCGCGGCGATCCGTGATGTTCAAACGCCGGCGCATCGGCGAATTCCTTGCCACGCTCGATCGCATCCCAGTTCCAGAACAGGATTTGGTGCGGCTGGAAGAAGCGATCCGCGCCGAGATCACCAGCCTCTGGCAGACCGATGAAGTGCGGTCGCGCAGGCCAACCGTGTACGACGAAGTGAAGATGGGACTCGACTACTACGACGTCTCCATCTTCGAAACACTGTGGGGTTTGTACCGCGAGATATCCGAAGCACTTCGCGCTGCATACGACCTCGAGATCGAGGCGCATGAGTTGCCGCAGGTGCTGCGCTTCGGCTCGTGGATCGGAGGCGATCGCGACGGCAATCCGTTTGTGACGCCGGAGGTGACGCGCGATGCGATTGAACTGGCACGCGGCCATCTACTGCTTTACTACCAGGCACGCCTCGACGACATCATCGATCTGCTGACTACCAGTGCGCAGCAAAGGCCCGTCAGTGAGGAATTGCGTCAGCGCCTGCAGGCGTACGTCGCGCTTGTCCACACGCCGGAGTCGCAGGTCTTCGGCGCGCAGTACGAGTTCGAGTACTATCGTCGTTTCATCATCTGCGTAAAAGCGCGCATCCAGAGAACGCTTGAGCAAACCGGCAAGCATGGCGCAACCCTGCCGGTGATGCCCTACACGCTCACGCAGGGGCAGGATAAGCTGGCGCAGGTGCTGCCGGAGTATTGCAACGTTGAGGAATTTCTAGACGATCTCGAAACCCTCCGGTCCTCTCTCGCGGCCAATGCCGGATTGCGCATTGCGCGGACGCTGATCGATCCGCTGATTCTGCAGGTCCGGACCTTCGGGCTGCATCTGCACACGCTGGATATCCGGCAACATGCCCGCGTTCATGCGGCGGCATTGCAGGAGGCAATCAGCGACACCATCGCTCCGCAGTTGCCGGCGGGAATGTCGGCAGAAACGACGTCAGTCCTGGAGACCTTCCGCGTGGTAGCGGAGATCAAGCAAGGCTGCTCCCCTGAAGCGGTCCGGCACTACGTGATCAGCGGGGCCTCAAGTGTTGAGGATGTGTTGGCAGTCGTCCGGCTGGCCCGGCTCGGCGGCGTCACCGTTGAAGGTGGTGGGCGTGATCCGGGATTGATGCCCGTCCCGCTTTTTGAGTCGATCGAAGATCTCCGTCAGGCACCTGCGATCTGCCGCGAGCTATGGACCCGCGCGGATTATCGCAAGCTGATGGCGTCGTGGGACAACTGGCAGGAAGTGATGCTGGGCTACTCCGATTCGAACAAAGACGGAGGCATGCTCACCAGCACGTGGGAGATTTTCCGTGCGCATCGTGACCTGCACGTTGTGTCGCGAGAGTGCGGCGTGAAACTGCGGCTCTTCCATGGCCGAGGCGGCACCGTAGGACGCGGCGGCGGACCCACGCATCGCGCGATTTTTGCGCAACCAATGGACGCCTTCGAAGGCCAGTTGCGCATTACCGAACAAGGCGAGGTCCTGAATTTCAAGTACGCAGACGAAGTGCTGGCGGAACGCAATCTTGAGTTGATGATTGCGGCTTCGCTCGACGCTCTTGCCCGGCCGAATGCGCGCGATCCCGAGGGTCACTTCACCGGCGTGCTCAAGCCTGAGTGGGAATCCGCCCTCGATGAGCTATCCGAAATTTCGTTCGGATTCTATCGCAAGCACATTCTCGACGATCCCCAAGTCGTAACATACTTTGAGCAATCGACGCCGGTAGCCGAACTGGAGCACGCGAAGATCGGCTCGCGACCGGCACGGCGTAACAAATCTCCGAAGCTATCGGACTTGCGGGCAATTCCGTGGGTGTTCGGTTGGACACAGTCGCGCCTGTTGGTGCCAGCGTGGTTTGGCGTAGGATTCGCGATCGAGGAGTTCACGAAGAAGCCAGGTTCACTTGAACTGTTACAGGAGATGGCCAGAGAATTTCCGCTGTTCATCGACTTGCTGCGCAACGTTGAGATGGCGCTGGGAAAGGTGGACCTGGCGACGGCGCGGCTCTATTCAGAACTGGTAACCGATGCGAATCTCCGTGAGCGAATCTACGACATGTGCGATGCAGAGTTCCATCGCACTGTCCGCTCGGTGCTGGCGATTACGAAGCAGAAAGAATTGCTGGAAAGCAATATGGTGCTGGCGCACTCCATCAAACTGCGCAATCCATATGTCGATCCAATGCATTTGATCCAGGTCGATATGCTGCGACGCAAACGCGCCGGCGAAGATACCCCAGAGGTAAATCGCGCAATTGCAGCGACCATCAGCGGAATTTCAGCGGGCCTGCGAAACACCGGCTGA
- a CDS encoding ABC transporter ATP-binding protein: MAVDAVDLAVPEGAIYALVGANGAGKTTIIKMLMNILSPSSGHAEILGIDTKLVAGKAFNRIGYVSENQEMPEWMTTGAFLAYCRSFYPQWDTALEQQLVRQFDLPLNRKLKHLSRGMRMKAAFASSLAYRPSLIVLDEPFSGLDPLVRDELIEGLLDRAPETTLFLSSHDLGEIETFSSHVGFLEQGRLLFSEELPVLSDRFRDVTVTLERASALPEDRPASWLQPEIADHVVRFVHSDYRQQVTERELAEFFPTARSFSLDPMPLRSIFLAVAKSSRKHNRSSDANEARRINA; this comes from the coding sequence ATGGCTGTGGACGCCGTTGACCTTGCGGTGCCGGAAGGTGCCATTTACGCGCTGGTTGGCGCGAACGGGGCAGGAAAAACCACGATCATCAAAATGCTGATGAATATTCTCAGCCCCAGCAGCGGACATGCGGAGATTCTTGGAATCGACACAAAGCTGGTGGCAGGCAAAGCGTTCAATCGCATCGGCTATGTCTCTGAGAATCAGGAGATGCCTGAATGGATGACGACGGGCGCCTTTCTCGCGTATTGCAGGTCATTCTATCCGCAATGGGATACTGCGCTGGAACAGCAACTGGTACGGCAGTTCGATCTGCCTTTAAATCGCAAGCTCAAGCACCTATCGCGCGGCATGCGGATGAAGGCTGCATTCGCAAGCTCGCTGGCGTATCGGCCATCGCTGATCGTTCTGGACGAGCCATTCTCCGGGCTCGATCCTCTAGTGAGGGATGAACTGATCGAGGGCCTGCTGGATCGGGCTCCTGAGACCACCCTCTTCCTCTCAAGTCATGACCTTGGCGAAATTGAGACCTTTTCGAGTCACGTTGGGTTTCTGGAACAGGGGCGGCTGCTCTTCTCTGAGGAACTTCCCGTGCTGTCGGATCGCTTCAGGGACGTAACTGTGACGCTCGAACGCGCGTCAGCTCTTCCCGAGGATCGCCCGGCGTCGTGGTTGCAGCCTGAGATCGCGGATCACGTCGTCCGCTTTGTTCACAGCGATTACAGACAGCAGGTTACCGAGCGGGAACTGGCCGAATTTTTCCCAACAGCTCGCAGTTTCTCGCTCGATCCGATGCCGCTGCGTTCCATCTTTCTGGCCGTTGCCAAATCCAGTCGCAAACACAATAGGTCGTCGGATGCAAATGAAGCGAGGAGGATCAACGCGTGA
- a CDS encoding peptidase S10, producing the protein MLQRFRSRWFAALTIGLVASSLAIGQNNAPAKSDAKIIPTPDAPADSTTEASVKVGSQTIEYRAIAGTLTVGSTDPQDAMIGFDGKYLPDATIDMTAKPEERPATARIFYTAYLQKNPAKNRPITFLYNGGPGSATMYLHMGAFGPMRLVLPQDSAHQEGAPYQIIPNEYSLLDVSDLVFIDAPGTGFSRIYGKDATKAFYGTDPDAHAFDRFVRRFLSKYDRWNSPKYLFGESYGTTRTAILTNLLQRHLDLNGSIFLSQILSFDSSADGPQGNPGTDNGYFLALPSMAATAWYHHRVPSKPADLEPFLREVEQFSLGAYATALLQGADLPEAQKKDVAAKLESYTGVPAAYWIKANLRVSGGEFSKELQSEMGITTGRLDTRYEGPDIDPLSEEAEYDPFGSATSSAYNTAINQYARDTLKYGENLTYKPSAREANGFNWDLHHAPPGSQGWDDSSVNVMPDLSMAMKRNPKLKVLLMGGYYDLGCTYFGATYEDKHLQIPQSLQSNIHYRFFQTGHMVYITTPALKELHDATADFIKSTEDGTK; encoded by the coding sequence ATGCTGCAACGTTTCCGCAGTCGCTGGTTTGCCGCTCTCACTATCGGCTTGGTTGCCAGTTCTCTCGCAATCGGACAGAACAACGCCCCCGCAAAATCTGACGCTAAAATTATCCCCACCCCCGATGCTCCCGCCGACTCCACCACTGAAGCTTCGGTCAAGGTGGGCAGCCAGACGATCGAGTATCGTGCCATAGCCGGCACGCTTACGGTCGGATCCACCGACCCGCAGGATGCCATGATCGGGTTCGACGGCAAATATCTGCCCGACGCCACGATCGACATGACTGCCAAGCCGGAAGAGCGGCCCGCGACGGCACGCATCTTCTACACGGCCTACCTACAGAAGAATCCTGCGAAGAATCGCCCCATCACCTTCCTCTATAACGGCGGCCCCGGAAGCGCCACCATGTATCTGCACATGGGTGCATTTGGACCGATGCGCCTCGTCCTGCCACAGGATTCCGCGCACCAGGAAGGCGCGCCGTACCAGATCATTCCCAACGAGTACAGTCTGCTCGATGTCAGCGACCTCGTGTTTATCGATGCTCCCGGCACCGGATTCAGCCGCATCTACGGCAAGGACGCCACGAAGGCTTTCTACGGAACCGATCCGGATGCGCACGCCTTCGACCGCTTCGTTCGTCGCTTCCTGTCGAAGTACGATCGCTGGAACTCGCCGAAGTATCTGTTTGGCGAGAGCTACGGGACGACGCGTACCGCGATTCTCACCAACCTGCTGCAGCGCCATCTCGATCTCAACGGGTCGATTTTCCTGTCGCAGATTCTGAGCTTCGATTCGAGTGCCGACGGACCGCAGGGAAATCCCGGCACCGACAATGGCTACTTCCTTGCATTACCATCAATGGCCGCGACGGCGTGGTATCACCACCGCGTCCCGAGCAAGCCGGCCGATCTTGAACCGTTCCTGAGAGAAGTGGAGCAGTTTTCTCTCGGCGCGTACGCTACTGCTTTACTGCAGGGTGCGGACCTGCCCGAAGCGCAGAAGAAGGACGTTGCTGCCAAGCTCGAAAGTTATACAGGAGTTCCTGCGGCCTACTGGATCAAAGCCAACTTGCGTGTGAGCGGCGGTGAATTTTCAAAAGAACTGCAATCGGAGATGGGAATCACGACGGGCCGCCTCGACACTCGCTACGAAGGCCCGGACATCGATCCTCTGAGCGAAGAGGCCGAGTACGATCCCTTCGGCTCGGCGACTTCCTCCGCTTACAACACGGCCATTAATCAGTACGCACGCGACACGCTCAAGTACGGTGAAAACCTGACATATAAGCCAAGTGCCCGCGAAGCCAATGGCTTCAATTGGGATCTGCATCATGCGCCACCGGGCTCACAGGGATGGGATGACTCCAGCGTCAACGTTATGCCAGACCTGTCGATGGCCATGAAGCGCAATCCGAAACTCAAAGTTTTGCTGATGGGCGGCTACTACGATCTTGGCTGCACTTATTTCGGCGCGACCTACGAGGACAAGCACCTGCAGATTCCGCAGTCGCTGCAGAGCAACATCCACTATCGCTTCTTCCAGACCGGCCACATGGTTTACATCACTACGCCCGCGTTGAAGGAACTCCACGACGCCACGGCGGACTTCATCAAGAGCACCGAGGACGGAACGAAGTAG
- a CDS encoding SEL1-like repeat protein — MRQRVRKTASGQARFSALSVLFLCLVSAALRAQNPTPDVSASAAAGDAKAQFALGDYYFRVRFATLDYADVLIWYRKAAAQGYAPAQNQLGSMYQYNTGLPQNDKSAVNYYRLAANQGYAPAQFNLAAMYEDGRGVHRDYKQALSWYRKAADQNLSSAEKQIGYFYQCGFGVKRDFAQAMAWYRRAADHGNADAENQLGYMAEEGWGQTQDYNAALSWFYKAAEHGSNQAAENIGYIFQHGTGVQTDYAQAMSWFIKAAAQGNSDAENQLGWMYQFGQGVQVDNARALTWYGLAGDLGNTKGKNNLQALTDDLEDDGGEWQNATASVSDVAVAQAQRWAKIRDLQIGIDRAEAHALYQDDYAGQLEHIGHGKSKAMAEVFNAMGTVGAVQHQVEAEKSRAEAARLHEELAQIESPIQSAAGVPLP, encoded by the coding sequence ATGAGACAGAGGGTGAGAAAAACAGCTTCAGGGCAAGCGCGGTTTTCTGCGCTCTCGGTACTGTTTCTCTGCCTTGTCTCCGCGGCATTGCGGGCGCAAAACCCTACTCCTGATGTGAGCGCCTCCGCTGCCGCAGGTGACGCCAAGGCGCAATTCGCTCTCGGCGATTACTACTTTCGCGTCCGATTCGCGACACTCGATTATGCAGATGTCCTTATCTGGTACCGAAAAGCCGCTGCCCAGGGTTATGCTCCTGCGCAGAATCAACTCGGCAGTATGTATCAATACAACACCGGCTTGCCGCAGAACGACAAGAGCGCCGTAAACTACTACCGTCTCGCAGCCAATCAAGGCTATGCGCCCGCGCAGTTCAATCTGGCCGCGATGTACGAGGATGGCCGCGGCGTCCATCGCGACTACAAGCAGGCGCTCAGCTGGTACCGCAAAGCCGCCGACCAGAATCTTTCCAGCGCAGAGAAGCAAATCGGGTATTTCTACCAGTGCGGATTCGGCGTCAAGCGTGACTTTGCGCAGGCTATGGCTTGGTATCGCCGTGCTGCAGACCACGGCAACGCAGACGCGGAAAATCAGCTGGGCTACATGGCCGAAGAAGGCTGGGGCCAGACCCAAGATTACAACGCGGCTCTCTCGTGGTTTTACAAAGCAGCTGAACACGGCAGCAACCAGGCCGCGGAGAACATCGGCTACATCTTTCAGCATGGTACCGGCGTGCAGACCGACTACGCGCAGGCGATGTCGTGGTTCATCAAAGCTGCAGCCCAAGGCAACAGCGACGCGGAAAACCAGCTTGGCTGGATGTATCAATTCGGACAGGGCGTGCAGGTTGACAACGCGCGGGCTTTGACTTGGTACGGCTTGGCCGGCGATCTAGGAAATACGAAGGGCAAAAATAATCTTCAAGCCCTCACCGACGATCTGGAGGACGACGGCGGGGAGTGGCAAAACGCTACGGCGTCCGTCAGCGATGTTGCGGTCGCACAAGCTCAACGATGGGCGAAAATTCGGGATCTTCAGATCGGTATTGACCGAGCCGAGGCCCATGCTCTCTATCAGGACGATTACGCCGGACAACTCGAACACATAGGCCACGGCAAAAGCAAAGCGATGGCCGAGGTTTTCAACGCGATGGGAACTGTTGGCGCTGTTCAGCATCAGGTCGAAGCCGAGAAGTCTCGAGCTGAAGCTGCGCGCTTGCACGAGGAGTTGGCGCAGATCGAAAGCCCGATTCAATCCGCCGCCGGGGTTCCGCTTCCTTAA
- a CDS encoding GntR family transcriptional regulator has protein sequence MRNSTHVIPFRIQFRAGLSLFEQVVYASKKAMISGQLRPGDTFPSVRVLSKELKINPNTAAKIVAHLVSEGLLETRPGVGTLVAPLPDSTRKERTQLLGQEIEEIVVEAKRLGIGLDDMLDSITDHWKRLTRDDKGDSTPNDGGRKER, from the coding sequence ATGCGTAATAGTACGCATGTGATCCCGTTTCGCATCCAATTCCGCGCTGGTCTCTCGCTTTTTGAGCAGGTTGTTTATGCCTCAAAAAAGGCGATGATCTCAGGCCAACTGCGCCCGGGCGATACGTTCCCCTCGGTCAGGGTTCTGAGCAAAGAGCTGAAGATCAATCCGAACACGGCAGCGAAGATCGTGGCGCATCTTGTCAGTGAAGGACTATTGGAAACCCGTCCCGGCGTAGGCACTCTCGTTGCACCGCTTCCTGACTCGACCCGGAAGGAGCGCACGCAGTTGCTGGGGCAGGAAATTGAAGAGATCGTCGTTGAGGCCAAGCGACTGGGAATCGGTCTTGACGACATGCTCGATTCGATCACTGATCACTGGAAGCGCCTGACACGCGACGACAAAGGCGACAGCACGCCTAACGATGGAGGCCGCAAAGAGCGATGA